In the Alteromonas sp. M12 genome, one interval contains:
- the nadC gene encoding carboxylating nicotinate-nucleotide diphosphorylase, which produces MNQNSIIKDVEQALDEDLNGLGPIDGDITAALISNDVMVKASILTREDCTICGIQWATETFRQVNPEIKVNWLVADGDLCKANQIFCELAGSARSILTAERTALNFLQTLSGTATTAKAYVDILAGSGITLLDTRKTIPGMRLAQKYAVKCGGAENHRIGLFDAFLIKENHILACGSIANAVKQARQNMPQAKVEVEVESLEELQQAIDARADIVMLDNFDHEMLSQAVLINQKTVKLEVSGNITEEKLHNLRGIGIDFVSSGALTKDVKSIDLSLRIN; this is translated from the coding sequence ATGAATCAAAACTCGATAATAAAAGATGTTGAGCAAGCGCTTGACGAGGATTTAAATGGCTTAGGCCCAATAGATGGAGACATTACCGCGGCATTAATTAGTAATGATGTGATGGTAAAAGCATCTATTCTAACCCGAGAAGACTGCACAATATGCGGTATACAATGGGCAACTGAAACATTCAGACAAGTAAATCCTGAAATCAAAGTCAATTGGTTAGTGGCGGATGGCGATTTATGTAAAGCCAATCAAATATTTTGCGAACTCGCTGGCTCGGCGCGCTCCATATTGACTGCAGAGCGCACCGCCCTCAATTTTTTACAGACATTATCTGGAACTGCAACCACGGCGAAAGCCTACGTTGATATACTCGCGGGTAGCGGTATCACCTTATTAGACACTCGCAAAACTATACCAGGCATGCGCTTGGCACAGAAATATGCGGTAAAATGCGGTGGTGCCGAAAATCATCGTATTGGTTTATTTGATGCTTTCCTTATAAAAGAAAACCACATATTGGCGTGCGGCTCTATTGCCAACGCAGTTAAACAAGCACGCCAAAATATGCCGCAAGCCAAGGTGGAAGTGGAAGTGGAAAGCCTCGAAGAGCTGCAACAGGCGATAGATGCAAGGGCAGATATTGTGATGTTGGATAATTTTGATCACGAAATGCTTAGTCAAGCAGTATTGATCAATCAAAAAACAGTGAAATTGGAAGTTTCGGGCAATATAACCGAAGAAAAATTGCATAATTTGCGGGGAATAGGTATAGATTTTGTGTCATCAGGGGCTTTAACCAAGGATGTCAAATCAATTGATTTATCTCTTAGAATCAATTAG
- the ampD gene encoding 1,6-anhydro-N-acetylmuramyl-L-alanine amidase AmpD codes for MVSDTRLQINAGWLDSVQRSECEHFDCRPADHDISLLVIHNISLPPGEFGGPHILDFFAGKLQPHSHPIFEQIYQMRVSSHLLIRRDGQIIQFVGFEERAWHAGVSSFQGRTRCNDFSIGIELEGTDNTAYSEQQYAALVQVTNVIVEKYPLITIGRIVGHNDIAPGRKTDPGVSFDWPGFRQQISFSKSI; via the coding sequence ATGGTCTCAGACACCAGATTGCAAATAAACGCGGGTTGGCTAGATTCGGTTCAACGTTCTGAATGTGAGCATTTTGATTGCAGACCAGCGGACCATGATATCAGTCTATTGGTAATCCACAATATATCATTGCCTCCCGGTGAATTCGGCGGCCCGCATATTTTAGATTTTTTTGCTGGAAAACTTCAGCCTCACAGCCATCCTATATTTGAACAAATATATCAGATGCGGGTGTCATCTCATTTGTTGATTCGACGAGACGGTCAAATTATCCAATTTGTAGGATTCGAAGAACGCGCTTGGCATGCTGGTGTTTCGTCCTTTCAAGGTCGTACCAGATGCAATGATTTTTCAATTGGCATTGAGTTGGAAGGGACAGATAATACCGCATATAGTGAACAGCAATATGCAGCATTGGTTCAAGTCACTAACGTTATTGTTGAAAAATACCCATTAATTACTATAGGTAGAATCGTCGGCCATAATGATATTGCTCCAGGACGTAAAACTGATCCTGGGGTGAGTTTTGATTGGCCAGGCTTTAGGCAACAGATTAGTTTCAGCAAGAGCATATAA
- the aceE gene encoding pyruvate dehydrogenase (acetyl-transferring), homodimeric type — MADMMHPDVDPQETQEWIEALDAVLEEEGVERAHYLLESLIEKARRNGAYLPYTATTAYINTIPAGQEPTMPGDQTIEAKIRQAIRWNAMMMVLRGSKKDLELGGHISSFASSAMLYDVGFNHFFRAPNEKDGGDYLFVQGHVSPGIYSRAYIEGRLTEDQLDGFRQEVDGKGISSYPHPKLMPDFWQFPTVSMGLGPMQAIYLARFLKYLTNRGLKDCSEQRVWCFMGDGEVDEPESLGAIGLASREGLDNLTFVINCNLQRLDGPVRGNGKIIQELEGTFRGAGWEVIKVIWGRYWDPLLARDTSGKLLDVMNETVDGEYQNYKAKGGAYTRENFFGKYPELKDMVSNMSDDDIWRLNRGGHDPVKVYAAYKRASETQGRPQVILAKTVKGYGLGSAGEGKNIAHNVKKMDIDAVRQYRDRFNIPVADDDLENLPYYKFSEDSPELTYLRRRREKLFGYMPTRLADSTEDLPAIPLKAFEAITKGSGEREISTTMAFVRVLTVMLKDKQIGSRIVPIIPDEARTFGMEGLFRQVGIYSSQGQKYVPQDADQVAYYREDKKGQVLQEGINELGAMASWLAAGTSYSTNNLPMIPVYIYYSMFGFQRVGDMAWAAGDSQARGFLVGGTAGRTTLNGEGLQHQDGHSHVQAALIPNCVTYDPTYGYEVAVIVQDGLRRMGENHENVFYYLTVMNENYVQPEMPKGAEEGIIKGIYSLEKVGTAKSKKKVKLLGSGTILLQVREAAQLLKDKFSVASEVFSVPSFNELARDGLDCEHFNMLNPDKKAKVPYITSVLEEGFDGPTIAATDYVKNYADQVRAFVPGQYKVLGTDGFGRSDSRPNLRHHFEVDAKFIALAALTELSKAGDIDKKVVLDAIKEFGIDGDKLNPLYA; from the coding sequence ATGGCTGATATGATGCATCCGGATGTGGATCCACAAGAAACCCAGGAATGGATAGAAGCACTAGACGCAGTACTTGAAGAAGAGGGTGTGGAACGCGCTCACTACTTATTAGAAAGCTTGATCGAAAAGGCTCGCCGTAATGGTGCTTACCTGCCGTACACAGCTACCACTGCCTATATAAACACCATTCCCGCAGGTCAAGAACCGACCATGCCTGGGGATCAAACGATTGAAGCTAAAATTCGTCAAGCAATTCGTTGGAATGCAATGATGATGGTTTTACGCGGCTCTAAGAAAGATTTGGAGCTAGGTGGCCATATATCAAGTTTTGCATCTTCAGCTATGCTTTATGATGTCGGTTTTAACCACTTTTTCCGTGCGCCAAACGAAAAAGATGGCGGCGACTATTTATTTGTTCAGGGCCATGTTTCTCCTGGAATTTATTCTCGCGCATACATTGAAGGTCGTTTAACTGAAGATCAGCTTGATGGTTTCCGTCAGGAAGTGGATGGCAAGGGGATTTCCTCTTATCCTCATCCTAAGTTAATGCCTGATTTTTGGCAGTTCCCAACTGTATCTATGGGCTTAGGTCCAATGCAGGCTATCTATCTAGCTCGCTTCTTAAAATACCTCACAAATCGTGGACTAAAAGATTGTTCAGAACAGCGTGTATGGTGTTTCATGGGCGATGGCGAAGTTGATGAGCCTGAAAGTTTAGGAGCTATTGGTTTAGCCTCTCGTGAAGGGCTAGATAACTTAACATTTGTCATCAACTGTAATTTGCAACGTCTTGATGGTCCTGTTCGTGGTAATGGTAAAATTATCCAAGAATTAGAAGGGACTTTCCGCGGTGCTGGTTGGGAAGTGATTAAAGTCATTTGGGGACGTTATTGGGATCCTCTATTGGCACGGGATACCTCTGGCAAGTTACTCGATGTAATGAATGAAACCGTCGACGGTGAATACCAGAATTACAAAGCCAAAGGTGGCGCTTACACTCGCGAAAACTTCTTTGGTAAGTACCCAGAGTTAAAAGACATGGTGTCAAACATGTCAGATGACGATATTTGGCGCTTGAATCGTGGTGGACACGACCCAGTAAAAGTTTATGCTGCATACAAACGTGCTTCAGAAACACAAGGTCGTCCTCAGGTTATCCTAGCTAAAACCGTTAAAGGTTACGGTTTAGGTTCAGCTGGTGAAGGCAAAAACATTGCTCACAACGTCAAGAAAATGGACATAGATGCGGTTCGTCAATATCGCGACCGTTTCAATATTCCAGTTGCTGATGACGATCTTGAAAACTTACCTTATTACAAGTTTTCTGAAGATAGCCCTGAATTGACTTATCTCAGACGCCGTAGAGAAAAGCTGTTTGGTTATATGCCAACCCGTTTAGCGGACAGTACTGAAGATTTACCAGCGATACCGTTAAAAGCGTTTGAAGCAATCACTAAAGGGTCAGGGGAGCGTGAAATCTCCACTACTATGGCGTTTGTTCGCGTATTAACCGTGATGCTCAAAGACAAACAAATTGGTAGCCGTATCGTACCAATTATTCCAGATGAAGCCCGTACTTTTGGTATGGAAGGTTTGTTCCGCCAGGTAGGTATCTATTCTAGTCAGGGACAAAAATACGTTCCTCAAGATGCCGATCAAGTAGCCTATTATCGCGAAGATAAAAAAGGTCAGGTGTTACAAGAAGGTATTAACGAACTTGGTGCTATGGCATCTTGGTTAGCTGCCGGTACTTCTTATTCAACCAATAACCTACCTATGATTCCGGTCTACATTTATTACTCCATGTTTGGTTTCCAACGTGTGGGTGATATGGCTTGGGCTGCGGGTGATAGTCAGGCTAGAGGTTTCTTAGTTGGTGGAACAGCAGGTAGAACCACACTAAATGGTGAAGGTCTGCAACACCAAGATGGACACAGCCATGTACAAGCGGCTTTGATTCCAAACTGTGTAACTTACGATCCAACTTATGGTTATGAAGTAGCTGTGATTGTGCAAGACGGTTTACGTCGCATGGGTGAGAATCATGAGAATGTATTCTATTACCTAACCGTAATGAACGAAAACTACGTTCAGCCAGAAATGCCTAAGGGTGCCGAAGAGGGAATTATTAAAGGTATTTATTCTCTTGAAAAAGTAGGTACAGCTAAGAGCAAGAAGAAAGTTAAGTTGCTTGGTTCTGGTACTATTTTGTTGCAAGTTCGTGAAGCTGCGCAACTGTTGAAAGATAAGTTCTCAGTTGCCTCTGAAGTATTCAGTGTACCTTCATTTAATGAATTGGCTCGTGATGGTTTAGACTGCGAACACTTTAATATGCTAAACCCAGACAAAAAAGCCAAAGTACCTTATATCACTAGCGTGCTTGAAGAAGGGTTTGACGGCCCGACTATTGCTGCGACCGACTACGTTAAAAACTATGCTGACCAAGTTCGTGCATTTGTGCCAGGTCAATATAAAGTACTAGGGACCGACGGTTTCGGTCGTTCTGATAGTCGTCCTAACTTGCGTCATCATTTCGAGGTTGATGCTAAGTTTATCGCCCTTGCAGCGTTAACTGAGTTAAGCAAAGCCGGTGATATTGATAAGAAAGTTGTGCTAGATGCTATCAAAGAGTTTGGTATTGATGGCGATAAACTTAATCCGCTTTACGCGTAA
- the pdhR gene encoding pyruvate dehydrogenase complex transcriptional repressor PdhR produces MQRIQSRKLSDVITEQLESMIIDGRLLAGQKLPSERELAENFAVSRPSLREAIQNLEARGLLLRKQGGGTFVKRNLTASVTDPLLDLIAKRPETQFDLLEFRHALEGMAAYYAALRGQPEDYVKLEEALASISELSKKSDKTDLSKALVDFYLAMAKASHNLVLVHVMRSLKSMLQENIKANFEMLAIRDDVTDIIHKQREKILAGIVSRDPETARQASNEHLAFIEDILLEINRQDTRIQRALRRIEIQK; encoded by the coding sequence ATGCAACGCATACAGTCGAGAAAACTTTCTGATGTGATCACTGAACAGCTTGAATCGATGATCATTGATGGGCGTTTATTAGCTGGTCAAAAGTTACCTTCGGAACGTGAGCTCGCCGAGAATTTCGCCGTATCTAGACCGTCATTACGTGAAGCGATTCAAAATTTAGAAGCTCGCGGTTTGCTGTTACGCAAGCAAGGCGGTGGTACCTTTGTTAAGCGTAATCTTACTGCATCGGTTACCGATCCTCTTCTGGATCTAATTGCTAAACGACCTGAAACTCAATTTGATTTACTCGAATTTCGTCATGCTTTAGAAGGCATGGCTGCATATTATGCTGCGCTGCGAGGCCAGCCAGAAGACTACGTTAAATTAGAAGAAGCACTAGCGTCCATTTCGGAGCTTTCTAAAAAATCAGACAAAACAGATTTATCTAAAGCCTTGGTAGATTTTTATCTCGCCATGGCTAAAGCCTCACACAATTTGGTGTTAGTGCACGTTATGCGTAGCTTGAAGTCGATGTTGCAGGAAAATATTAAAGCTAACTTTGAAATGCTAGCGATTAGAGACGATGTCACTGACATCATTCATAAACAACGTGAAAAAATATTGGCTGGAATAGTTTCTCGTGACCCGGAAACTGCTAGGCAAGCAAGCAATGAACACTTGGCGTTCATTGAAGATATCTTGTTAGAAATAAACCGACAAGATACCAGAATTCAACGGGCACTTAGAAGAATTGAAATACAGAAATAA
- a CDS encoding TIGR02281 family clan AA aspartic protease, which produces MEQNQSPAENSTKIGKWMFFAFWIVGLLLLSLFFGDRLEKQKNPNQNPQSQLNNGAAEVKLKRNRMGHYVASGLINGQPVTFLLDTGATNVSVPAHLANELGLVGGARYSVSTANGNVTVAQTNIQQLDLGSIRINDVRASINPGMLSDEILLGMSVLKQLEFTQRGDWLILRH; this is translated from the coding sequence ATGGAACAAAATCAATCACCAGCGGAAAACTCCACTAAAATAGGAAAATGGATGTTTTTTGCGTTTTGGATAGTCGGTCTGTTGCTGCTATCGCTATTTTTTGGTGATCGTTTAGAAAAACAAAAAAATCCAAATCAAAATCCGCAAAGTCAGCTAAACAACGGTGCCGCTGAAGTTAAGCTCAAGCGCAATCGTATGGGCCATTATGTAGCCAGTGGCCTGATTAATGGACAACCTGTTACCTTTTTATTAGATACAGGCGCAACCAATGTATCTGTTCCAGCTCATTTGGCCAATGAATTAGGTTTAGTCGGTGGCGCTAGATACTCCGTTTCAACCGCTAACGGCAATGTGACTGTAGCGCAAACTAACATCCAACAACTTGACTTAGGCTCGATCCGAATAAACGACGTTCGTGCCAGTATCAACCCCGGTATGTTAAGTGATGAAATTCTGTTGGGTATGAGTGTACTCAAACAGTTGGAATTTACTCAACGTGGAGATTGGTTAATACTGCGACATTAA
- the ampE gene encoding beta-lactamase regulator AmpE: protein MTLISLIVVLMAERVATQTKYWRESFYNGLYQRFLMRKNIFSEDMSTASFLAVVILPALILLILINSVDNALIRLILDTAILMVCIGCPNLRDVYKCYLQAANRGDFQACTMYADQLGHSGDSPGSFGQELVWLNYQHYAAVIIWFALLGPAGAVMYVLARSTTHAYKTEFQNELSIAQQLMAILDWLPARITALGLLLMGHFSRALPIWLKYLFDLNVSAKELLCKVADAAEEVDINKEDYTEEPCTLVRLAKRNVMFLVVLISVLSLSGWLR from the coding sequence ATGACATTAATTAGCTTGATTGTGGTTTTGATGGCAGAACGTGTAGCCACTCAAACCAAGTATTGGCGAGAGAGTTTCTATAATGGCCTTTATCAACGTTTTTTAATGAGAAAAAATATCTTTTCTGAAGATATGTCCACTGCCAGTTTTTTAGCGGTGGTTATTCTTCCTGCGCTAATCCTTCTAATATTAATCAATAGCGTTGATAACGCTTTGATTAGACTCATTCTTGATACCGCGATTTTGATGGTATGTATAGGCTGTCCCAATTTGCGAGATGTGTACAAATGTTATCTGCAAGCGGCTAATCGAGGTGATTTTCAGGCTTGTACTATGTATGCCGATCAGTTGGGCCACAGTGGAGACAGCCCAGGCTCATTTGGCCAAGAATTGGTATGGTTGAACTATCAACATTATGCGGCGGTGATTATTTGGTTCGCGTTGCTTGGCCCTGCGGGTGCGGTTATGTATGTTTTGGCAAGAAGCACAACTCATGCTTACAAAACAGAGTTTCAAAATGAATTAAGCATAGCCCAACAATTAATGGCTATTCTTGATTGGCTACCTGCAAGAATTACCGCTTTAGGTTTATTATTAATGGGGCACTTTTCTCGCGCATTGCCAATTTGGTTGAAGTATTTATTTGACCTTAATGTTTCGGCAAAAGAACTTTTATGCAAAGTCGCCGACGCCGCAGAAGAAGTCGATATTAACAAAGAGGACTATACTGAAGAGCCTTGCACTTTGGTGCGTTTAGCCAAACGAAATGTGATGTTTTTAGTGGTCTTAATATCAGTGTTATCGCTTTCTGGTTGGTTGAGGTAA
- the aceF gene encoding dihydrolipoyllysine-residue acetyltransferase, with protein sequence MSDLKDVLVPDVGGEEVEVIEICVSVGDDVEAETSLITVESDKSSMDIPAPFAGSVADILVKVGDKVSQDTLIMKLAAAGASSEAAASESAPEPTAEQPKAAAASASSEVIEVKVPDIGGDTDVDVIEVLVAEGDKIDAETGLITLETDKATMDVPSPAAGVVKSLKIKVGDKVSEGTLILELETQGASDSAADTAPSAAESAPSPAPAQQASAPEAPAAEEADSGEQSTSVIDVKVPDIGGDTDVDVIEVLVAVGDEIEAEAGLVTLETDKATMDVPSPKSGTVKSVELKVGDKVSEGSLVITLEVTEKSAPKAAAPAPAPAQQAAAPAAPARAENTRKPPVPHHPSAADKKSSGKVHASPSVRRLAREFGVDLTQVAGSGPKKRILKEDVQSFVKYELSRPKMTPGSSVGSGSGGLQVLAPPKVDFAKFGEVEEVPLTRIQKISGPNLHRNWVTIPHVTQFEEADITELEKFRKEQNVIAEKRKLGVKITPLVFMMKAVADALKAYPVFNTSLSESGESLIQKKYYHIGIAVETPGGLVVPVVRDVDKKGIVELSRELTEISIKARDGKLKGPDMQGSCFTISSLGGIGGTAFTPIVNAPDVAILGVSKSEMKPKWNGKDFEPRLMLPLSLSYDHRVIDGAVAARFAVHLSNVLADLRQILL encoded by the coding sequence ATGTCAGATTTAAAAGATGTATTGGTCCCCGATGTGGGCGGTGAAGAAGTTGAAGTCATTGAAATCTGTGTTTCTGTAGGTGACGATGTCGAAGCAGAAACGTCGCTGATAACGGTTGAAAGTGATAAGTCCAGTATGGATATTCCGGCGCCGTTTGCAGGTTCGGTTGCAGATATTTTGGTGAAGGTAGGTGACAAAGTCAGTCAAGATACTTTGATCATGAAACTTGCCGCTGCGGGCGCGTCCTCTGAAGCGGCTGCTTCAGAGTCAGCACCAGAACCAACGGCAGAACAACCTAAAGCCGCTGCTGCAAGTGCTAGCAGTGAAGTGATTGAAGTTAAGGTGCCTGATATTGGTGGTGACACTGATGTTGATGTGATTGAGGTACTGGTCGCCGAAGGCGATAAGATTGATGCAGAAACGGGTTTAATCACCTTGGAAACTGATAAGGCGACCATGGACGTACCTTCGCCTGCTGCAGGTGTGGTGAAGTCGCTTAAAATCAAAGTCGGAGACAAAGTCTCTGAAGGAACTTTGATACTTGAATTAGAAACTCAAGGTGCATCAGATTCTGCCGCGGATACTGCGCCTAGCGCTGCTGAATCGGCACCATCGCCAGCACCAGCACAACAAGCATCTGCGCCAGAAGCCCCTGCAGCTGAAGAAGCTGACTCGGGTGAACAGAGCACCTCAGTGATTGATGTAAAAGTACCTGACATCGGTGGTGATACTGATGTTGATGTCATTGAAGTATTGGTTGCGGTTGGCGATGAAATAGAAGCTGAAGCAGGCTTGGTGACTTTGGAAACCGATAAAGCCACCATGGATGTACCGTCACCGAAAAGTGGTACGGTTAAAAGTGTCGAATTAAAGGTTGGCGATAAAGTATCAGAAGGTAGTTTGGTTATCACATTAGAGGTAACTGAAAAATCAGCACCCAAAGCAGCTGCTCCAGCACCTGCCCCTGCTCAACAAGCAGCGGCACCTGCAGCACCTGCCAGAGCTGAGAATACCCGTAAGCCACCGGTTCCACATCATCCATCTGCGGCCGACAAAAAATCCAGTGGTAAAGTTCATGCTTCACCGTCGGTGCGTCGCTTAGCGAGAGAATTTGGTGTAGATTTAACACAGGTTGCTGGTAGCGGTCCTAAAAAACGTATTTTAAAAGAAGATGTGCAATCTTTTGTTAAATACGAATTATCACGTCCTAAAATGACCCCTGGGTCATCTGTTGGAAGTGGTTCAGGTGGTTTGCAAGTACTAGCTCCACCGAAAGTTGATTTTGCTAAGTTTGGTGAGGTGGAAGAAGTTCCACTAACGCGAATTCAGAAAATCTCTGGACCAAACCTGCACCGCAATTGGGTAACGATTCCACATGTTACGCAATTTGAAGAAGCCGATATAACGGAATTGGAAAAATTCCGTAAAGAGCAAAACGTCATCGCTGAAAAACGTAAACTAGGGGTTAAAATTACACCTTTAGTCTTTATGATGAAAGCGGTAGCCGATGCGCTTAAAGCGTATCCGGTATTCAATACGTCTTTGTCTGAATCTGGCGAATCACTTATCCAGAAAAAGTATTACCATATTGGTATTGCTGTTGAGACTCCAGGAGGACTTGTTGTTCCTGTAGTACGTGATGTGGATAAAAAAGGTATTGTCGAACTTTCTCGAGAACTTACTGAAATTAGTATCAAAGCCAGAGATGGAAAACTTAAAGGTCCGGATATGCAGGGCAGCTGTTTTACTATCTCTAGTTTAGGCGGCATTGGTGGTACTGCATTTACGCCTATCGTAAATGCGCCTGATGTGGCTATTTTAGGTGTTTCGAAAAGTGAAATGAAACCAAAGTGGAATGGTAAAGATTTTGAGCCAAGACTCATGTTACCGCTGTCATTATCTTACGATCACCGTGTGATTGATGGTGCTGTAGCTGCACGTTTTGCGGTTCATTTGAGCAACGTGTTGGCTGATCTTCGCCAAATTCTACTTTAG